A genomic stretch from Jatrophihabitans sp. includes:
- a CDS encoding glycerophosphodiester phosphodiesterase produces MPFDHPLSRRSMLGALGGLGLLAACSRAADPSTPGSGTSSASRRATGPVTVRSWAAERGTPFHIAHRGAGDIYPEHSMPSYRAAVEMGAQCLEVSVNMTSDGVLICLHDLSYDRTTTGKGLVATQPSSVLSRIGIRQPQLGPAWTRSPLTAVPRLETVLTEFGGKVVICLEAKDDRAYPAMMAMVARLNLLDSVIVKAYHSSVRIPEAKAAGLPVFAYLSPADMTVATIDAATARLDRNDLLVLPYDNGDYLTYYPDELIAAAKAHGTPLVVYPIHRRADAAHYFKLGVSGAVTSDYGYTSTDTAAATSDNWASKRISSGEKPKMPDSRSLAGSWTALNELTLGTDEKRQFITLGQLCPIAAAASQYRLTFSAAWDRLPADPSAALSLAFCHLDDRYYEDGLSLSEGYHATMSPDGTLRLYRHGPSAPDELLGQARTPPVQAGQWATLRLIVSPQALIWRRADLPDSEQVLVHDAAVRGGYLAIGRSSADVRAALALREFSVS; encoded by the coding sequence GTGCCTTTCGACCATCCTCTCAGCCGGCGTTCGATGCTGGGCGCGCTTGGCGGCCTCGGCCTGCTGGCCGCCTGCTCCCGGGCGGCCGACCCCAGCACTCCGGGATCCGGGACGTCCAGCGCGAGCCGCAGGGCCACCGGCCCGGTGACGGTGCGCTCCTGGGCTGCCGAGCGCGGCACGCCGTTCCACATCGCGCACCGCGGCGCCGGGGACATCTACCCGGAGCACAGCATGCCCAGCTACCGCGCGGCGGTCGAGATGGGCGCGCAGTGCCTGGAGGTCAGCGTCAACATGACCTCCGACGGCGTCCTGATCTGCCTGCACGACCTGAGCTATGACCGCACCACCACCGGAAAGGGACTGGTGGCCACGCAGCCGTCCTCGGTGCTGTCCAGAATCGGGATCCGGCAACCCCAGCTCGGACCGGCCTGGACGCGGTCACCGCTGACGGCGGTTCCCCGGCTCGAGACGGTGCTGACCGAGTTCGGCGGCAAGGTGGTGATCTGCCTGGAAGCCAAGGACGACCGGGCCTACCCGGCGATGATGGCGATGGTGGCCCGGCTGAACCTGCTCGACAGCGTGATCGTCAAGGCCTACCACTCCAGCGTCCGGATACCGGAGGCCAAGGCGGCCGGCCTGCCGGTCTTCGCCTACCTCAGCCCGGCGGACATGACCGTGGCCACCATCGACGCCGCGACCGCCCGGCTGGACCGCAACGACCTTCTGGTGCTGCCCTACGACAACGGCGACTACCTCACCTACTACCCGGACGAGCTCATCGCCGCGGCCAAGGCGCACGGCACGCCGCTGGTGGTCTACCCGATCCATCGGCGAGCCGACGCCGCCCACTACTTCAAGCTCGGGGTGAGCGGAGCGGTCACCTCCGACTACGGCTACACCAGCACCGACACCGCGGCCGCCACCTCCGACAACTGGGCCAGCAAGCGGATCTCCTCCGGTGAGAAGCCGAAGATGCCGGACAGCCGGTCGCTGGCCGGGTCCTGGACCGCGCTGAACGAGCTGACCCTGGGGACCGATGAGAAACGGCAGTTCATCACCCTGGGCCAGCTCTGTCCGATCGCCGCGGCGGCCTCGCAGTACCGGTTGACGTTCTCCGCGGCCTGGGACCGGCTGCCCGCCGACCCGTCGGCCGCGCTGTCGCTGGCCTTCTGCCACCTCGATGACCGCTACTACGAGGACGGCCTGAGCCTGAGCGAGGGCTACCACGCGACCATGTCGCCGGACGGCACCCTGCGGCTCTACCGGCACGGCCCGTCCGCGCCGGACGAGCTGCTCGGGCAGGCCCGGACGCCACCGGTGCAGGCCGGCCAGTGGGCCACCCTGCGGCTGATCGTCTCGCCCCAGGCGCTGATCTGGCGGCGCGCCGACCTGCCCGACTCCGAGCAGGTGCTCGTGCACGACGCGGCTGTGCGGGGCGGGTACCTGGCGATCGGCCGGTCCAGCGCCGACGTGCGAGCGGCGCTGGCGCTACGCGAGTTCTCGGTCAGCTAG
- a CDS encoding alpha-ketoglutarate-dependent dioxygenase AlkB produces the protein MSAALQASLLDFADDISLGPLGDAVTRRPLGSGAWLDVRPGWLAGADALFGCLLDSVPWRAEEREMYQRIVAVPRLLSFYDEGAPLPHPVLEEARDRLSAHYADELGEPFRTAGLCLYRDGRDSVAWHGDRIGRSRTEDTMVAILSVGAPRQLLLRPRPGSAPARSASTGSVGGTSDSGVLRHNLGHGDLIVMGGSCQRTWEHAVPKTSKPVGPRISIQFRPRGVR, from the coding sequence ATGTCCGCAGCACTGCAGGCCTCCCTCCTGGACTTCGCCGACGACATCTCACTCGGCCCGCTCGGCGACGCCGTGACCAGGCGGCCGCTGGGCTCCGGCGCCTGGCTGGACGTCCGGCCCGGCTGGCTGGCCGGCGCCGACGCGCTGTTCGGCTGCCTGCTCGACTCGGTGCCCTGGCGTGCCGAGGAGCGCGAGATGTACCAGCGCATCGTGGCGGTTCCCCGGCTGCTCAGCTTCTACGACGAGGGCGCGCCGTTGCCGCACCCGGTGCTGGAGGAGGCGCGTGACCGGCTCAGCGCGCACTACGCCGACGAACTCGGCGAGCCGTTCCGCACTGCGGGCCTGTGCCTGTACCGCGACGGCCGTGACAGCGTGGCCTGGCACGGCGACCGGATCGGGCGCAGCCGCACCGAGGACACCATGGTCGCGATCCTGTCGGTCGGCGCGCCCCGTCAGCTGCTGCTGCGGCCCAGACCTGGTAGCGCTCCGGCCCGCAGCGCTTCGACAGGTAGCGTCGGCGGCACTTCCGACAGCGGCGTGCTGCGGCACAACCTCGGTCACGGCGACCTGATCGTGATGGGCGGCAGTTGCCAGCGCACCTGGGAGCATGCCGTGCCCAAGACCAGCAAACCGGTCGGCCCTCGGATCAGCATCCAGTTCCGGCCGCGCGGGGTCCGCTGA
- a CDS encoding Nif3-like dinuclear metal center hexameric protein produces MPSLADVLAALDGWYPPATAESWDAIGLTCGDPAVPVERILLAVDCVPETVAEAVSAGAQLLITHHPLLLSGVHGVPADDPKGALVHRMIRAGVAHFVAHTNADVAADGVSHALAGRLGLQDTTPLAPDPGPALDYLTVYVPAADSERLISALTEAGAGTVGNYDQCTFTVKGKGTYRPLPGADPADGEIGVLSRKPELAVSVVLPRRQRAAVLAAMRQAHPYEEVAFTLTEQPALDADTGTGRIGLLPEPMTLRDFIGHVADRLPSTAWGVRAAGHPDQLIWTVAVCGGSGASYTELARARGADAYLTSDLKHHGTVEAVTERAGHPDGGAGPGLALVDAAHWATEWPWLPVAAELLQARFSDVEVAVSTLVTDPWTLHCN; encoded by the coding sequence GTGCCGAGTCTCGCTGATGTCCTCGCCGCCCTGGACGGCTGGTACCCCCCGGCCACCGCCGAGTCCTGGGACGCCATCGGCTTGACCTGTGGCGATCCGGCCGTCCCGGTCGAGCGAATCCTGCTGGCCGTCGACTGCGTGCCCGAAACCGTCGCCGAAGCGGTTTCCGCCGGGGCGCAGCTGCTCATCACCCATCACCCGTTGCTGCTCTCGGGCGTGCACGGCGTGCCCGCCGATGACCCCAAGGGCGCGCTGGTGCACCGGATGATCCGGGCCGGCGTCGCGCATTTCGTCGCCCACACCAACGCCGACGTCGCCGCCGACGGGGTGTCGCACGCGCTGGCCGGACGCCTGGGACTGCAGGACACCACGCCGCTGGCGCCTGACCCGGGCCCGGCCCTGGACTACCTGACCGTGTACGTGCCCGCCGCTGACAGCGAGCGGCTGATCAGCGCCCTGACCGAGGCCGGCGCCGGCACGGTCGGCAACTACGACCAGTGCACGTTCACCGTGAAGGGCAAGGGCACCTACCGGCCGTTGCCGGGCGCTGATCCGGCCGACGGCGAGATCGGCGTGCTGAGCCGCAAGCCCGAGCTGGCGGTGTCGGTGGTGCTGCCCCGGCGGCAGCGGGCCGCCGTGCTGGCCGCGATGCGCCAAGCCCACCCGTACGAGGAGGTGGCGTTCACGCTGACCGAGCAGCCGGCGCTGGACGCCGACACCGGCACCGGCCGGATCGGGTTGCTGCCCGAGCCGATGACGCTGCGGGACTTCATCGGCCACGTCGCGGACCGGCTGCCCAGCACCGCGTGGGGCGTCCGGGCGGCGGGGCATCCGGACCAGCTGATCTGGACGGTGGCGGTCTGTGGCGGCTCCGGCGCGTCCTACACCGAGCTGGCCCGGGCCCGTGGCGCCGACGCGTACCTGACCTCGGACCTCAAACATCACGGCACCGTCGAGGCGGTCACCGAACGCGCCGGACACCCCGACGGCGGCGCAGGCCCGGGGCTGGCGCTGGTCGACGCGGCGCACTGGGCGACCGAGTGGCCGTGGCTGCCGGTGGCCGCCGAGCTGCTGCAGGCGCGGTTCAGCGATGTCGAGGTCGCCGTCTCCACCCTGGTCACCGACCCCTGGACCCTGCATTGCAACTGA
- a CDS encoding C4-type zinc ribbon domain-containing protein: MIADPFVQLRLLDLQAVDTALAQLAHRRRNLPELATIAGCDQRASGVRSRLVDAETSLADLDAEQRRLEADVDTVRLRADKDQRRMAASGVPAKEIAGLQHEVTSLARRQGVLEDELLELMETRETAEAQVGQLRAELQAILAERGTAEAARDEVFAEIDDAIAKHRAERDRLAGTLPADLLGLYDKVREAGGGVGAAMLRHRRCEGCRLELSGSELGEVRAAKAEAVLRCDNCRRILVRTHESGL, translated from the coding sequence GTGATCGCTGATCCCTTCGTCCAACTCCGGCTGCTGGACCTGCAGGCGGTCGACACCGCCCTGGCCCAGCTGGCCCACCGGCGGCGCAACCTGCCCGAACTGGCCACCATCGCAGGCTGTGACCAGCGCGCCTCCGGCGTCCGGTCTCGGCTGGTGGACGCCGAGACGTCGCTGGCCGACCTGGACGCCGAGCAGCGCCGGCTGGAAGCCGACGTCGACACCGTCCGGCTCCGGGCCGATAAGGACCAGCGGCGGATGGCCGCCTCCGGGGTGCCGGCCAAGGAGATCGCCGGCCTGCAGCACGAGGTCACCTCGCTGGCCCGCCGGCAGGGCGTCCTGGAGGACGAGCTGCTGGAGCTGATGGAGACCCGCGAGACAGCCGAGGCCCAGGTCGGCCAGCTGCGGGCCGAGCTGCAGGCGATCCTGGCCGAACGAGGCACTGCCGAGGCTGCCCGGGACGAGGTGTTCGCCGAGATCGACGACGCCATCGCCAAGCACCGCGCCGAGCGGGACCGGTTGGCCGGGACCCTGCCGGCCGACCTGCTGGGCCTCTACGACAAGGTCCGGGAGGCCGGTGGCGGGGTAGGCGCGGCGATGCTGCGGCACCGCCGCTGCGAAGGCTGCCGGCTCGAGCTGTCCGGCTCGGAACTGGGCGAGGTCCGGGCGGCCAAGGCCGAGGCGGTGCTGCGCTGCGACAATTGCCGGCGCATCCTGGTGCGCACCCACGAGTCGGGGCTGTGA
- a CDS encoding bifunctional RNase H/acid phosphatase — MTGAERSAGLRVVVQADGGSRGNPGPAGYGAVVLDADTGATLAERKAAIGVHTNNVAEYQGLIAGLTAAGELGASEVQVQLDSKLVIEQMSGRWQVKHPSMQPLARQAAELAARFDRVGYEWIPRARNSHADRLANEAMDAAAGPLELAEQVERTEPAARAKPVARAEPAEPVQEGLPANNNGAWVPPQTKPTRLLLVRHGVTVYSVARRFAGRSDLELTEAGVEQASRAAGRIAELGPVDVLISSPLRRTRQTAQQIADRLGLPVLIEDGVIETDFGDWDGYTFDEVRQRWPVELQRWLDDPSAAPPSGESFETVTRRVRRARDRILSQHGGKTVVVVSHVSPIKTLVRLALDAPATAMQRMFLAPASISAIEYYADGPVSLQAFNETAHLGAPAH, encoded by the coding sequence GTGACCGGAGCCGAGCGCTCAGCCGGCCTTCGGGTGGTGGTGCAGGCCGACGGCGGTTCCCGGGGCAACCCCGGCCCGGCCGGTTACGGCGCGGTGGTGCTGGACGCCGACACCGGTGCCACGCTGGCCGAGCGCAAGGCGGCGATCGGCGTCCACACCAACAACGTCGCCGAGTACCAGGGCCTGATCGCCGGGCTGACCGCGGCCGGTGAGCTCGGCGCCAGCGAGGTCCAGGTGCAGCTGGACTCCAAACTGGTCATCGAGCAGATGTCGGGCCGCTGGCAGGTCAAGCACCCGTCGATGCAGCCACTGGCGCGGCAGGCCGCCGAGCTGGCGGCGCGCTTTGACCGGGTCGGCTACGAATGGATCCCGCGGGCCCGCAACAGCCACGCCGACCGGCTGGCCAACGAGGCGATGGACGCGGCGGCCGGACCGCTGGAGCTGGCCGAGCAGGTCGAGCGCACCGAGCCGGCGGCGCGCGCCAAGCCGGTGGCGCGCGCCGAGCCCGCCGAGCCGGTGCAAGAGGGGCTGCCGGCCAACAACAACGGGGCCTGGGTGCCACCGCAGACCAAGCCCACCCGGCTGCTGCTGGTCAGGCACGGGGTCACCGTGTACTCGGTGGCCAGGCGATTCGCCGGCCGCTCGGACCTCGAACTCACCGAGGCGGGCGTGGAGCAGGCCAGCCGGGCCGCCGGCCGGATCGCCGAGCTGGGCCCGGTGGACGTGCTGATCTCATCGCCGCTGCGCCGGACCCGGCAGACCGCGCAGCAGATCGCCGACCGGTTGGGGCTGCCGGTGCTGATCGAGGACGGCGTGATCGAGACCGACTTCGGCGACTGGGACGGCTACACCTTCGACGAGGTGCGCCAGCGGTGGCCCGTCGAGCTGCAACGGTGGCTGGATGATCCGAGCGCGGCGCCGCCGTCCGGTGAGTCGTTCGAGACGGTGACCCGGCGGGTCCGGCGGGCCCGGGACCGGATCCTGTCCCAGCACGGCGGCAAGACGGTGGTCGTGGTCTCGCACGTGTCACCGATCAAGACCCTGGTGCGCCTGGCCCTGGATGCCCCGGCCACGGCGATGCAGCGGATGTTCCTGGCGCCGGCCTCGATCTCTGCCATCGAGTACTACGCCGACGGCCCGGTGTCGCTGCAGGCCTTCAACGAGACCGCGCATCTGGGCGCGCCCGCGCACTGA